In Intestinibacillus sp. Marseille-P6563, a single genomic region encodes these proteins:
- a CDS encoding Maf family protein codes for MQPLILASASPRRQELLGRIAEDFTVCPADTDETLPDGLPIAQQIETLALRKAQAVFDTHPDSTVIGADTMVVVDGVPFGKPVDAADAARMLEILSGRAHEVITGVAVLSPQGRRVAHRVTKVYFRALTAEEIAWYIATGEPLDKAGAYGIQGKGSRFIPGIEGDYFNVVGLSVELLDTMLTEVGFLDKEVLNKN; via the coding sequence ATGCAACCATTGATTCTGGCCTCGGCATCTCCCAGGCGGCAAGAACTGCTGGGGCGGATCGCAGAAGATTTTACCGTTTGTCCGGCGGACACCGACGAAACGCTGCCGGACGGGCTGCCCATCGCGCAGCAGATCGAAACCCTGGCGCTGCGCAAAGCGCAGGCCGTGTTTGACACCCATCCGGACAGCACGGTCATTGGCGCGGATACCATGGTCGTGGTCGATGGCGTACCGTTTGGTAAGCCGGTCGATGCAGCCGATGCAGCGCGCATGCTGGAAATTTTGTCCGGCCGGGCCCATGAAGTCATCACCGGTGTGGCGGTGTTGTCGCCGCAAGGACGCCGAGTGGCTCACCGGGTGACCAAAGTGTATTTCCGGGCGCTGACAGCCGAGGAGATCGCCTGGTATATTGCGACCGGGGAACCGCTGGATAAGGCGGGTGCCTACGGCATTCAGGGCAAGGGTTCGCGGTTTATTCCTGGCATCGAAGGGGACTACTTTAATGTGGTCGGCCTGTCGGTCGAACTGCTGGATACGATGTTGACCGAAGTTGGTTTTTTGGATAAAGAGGTGCTGAATAAAAATTGA
- a CDS encoding U32 family peptidase, which produces MPEFLAPAGSMEGVRAAVQSGADAVYLGFGTFNARRGAKNFSRQEMADAIRYCRERGVKTNVTFNILALDREREDAMRDIRFLNDAGADALIVQDLGVARLIRECAPDLPLHASTQMTIHTLDGAQMAKELGFSRVVLSRECTLEQIKMITAQAGIETEVFVHGALCMCYSGQCYLSAVIGQRSGNRGLCAQPCRLPYTYDGQKRETYALSLKDLCLAGWLQPLVEAGVASFKIEGRMKRPEYAAIVTEIYARLLREKRRPTREEADILRRVFSRDGFTDGYLTGKTGDAMFGTKTDIPLHEVKPLYDQAAQRFAEGREAPRVPVTWSFKADETGLLLNVWDGETDGVTVLDTQPVEAARNRPATEESVRKSLEKTGGTPFFAKETHIQLADGLMLPAARLNALRREALEKLLHQRGQAPKRRWQEPMPRMYHEKKPFSGFLATVTTWEQARALQESGLETIYAPLECAAQHPGLQPILPRVFRDDEQEKIEELLQICRENGATRALAGNLGHIPLLRRMGLAIDGDFGLNAYNSVALQTLADLGVQRQTLSFEARLAQLRDLDKPLDTMLIVYGYLPLMVFENCAIRRKTGQCSCKKGITHLTDRQGKRFALLPAFGCRNELLNSQPLSLSDKTGEYRTVGVSYGMLRFTTETPARCAAVYQAFQEGASITASEGVTRGLYYRGVE; this is translated from the coding sequence ATGCCTGAATTTCTGGCGCCGGCCGGTTCGATGGAAGGGGTACGCGCCGCGGTACAGAGCGGGGCGGACGCCGTCTATCTGGGGTTCGGCACCTTTAACGCCCGCCGGGGCGCGAAGAATTTCAGCCGCCAGGAGATGGCGGATGCTATCCGCTATTGCCGGGAACGGGGCGTCAAAACCAACGTTACCTTTAATATTCTGGCGCTCGACCGCGAGCGGGAGGACGCCATGCGGGACATCCGCTTCCTAAACGACGCGGGTGCGGATGCGCTGATCGTGCAGGATTTGGGGGTCGCCCGGCTTATCCGGGAATGCGCGCCCGATTTGCCGCTGCACGCTTCGACCCAGATGACCATTCACACCTTAGATGGGGCGCAGATGGCCAAAGAGCTCGGGTTTTCCCGTGTCGTCCTGTCGCGGGAGTGTACGCTGGAACAAATTAAAATGATCACAGCCCAGGCGGGCATCGAAACCGAAGTGTTCGTGCACGGCGCGCTGTGCATGTGCTATTCCGGGCAGTGTTATCTGTCGGCTGTGATCGGCCAGCGTTCGGGCAATCGCGGTCTGTGTGCCCAGCCCTGCCGTCTGCCGTATACCTATGACGGACAGAAACGGGAAACCTATGCGTTGTCGCTCAAAGACCTGTGTTTGGCCGGTTGGCTGCAACCGCTGGTCGAAGCCGGAGTGGCTTCGTTTAAAATCGAAGGACGGATGAAACGGCCAGAATATGCAGCCATTGTCACCGAAATTTATGCTCGGCTGCTGCGCGAGAAGCGTCGCCCGACCCGGGAAGAAGCCGACATCTTGCGGCGTGTCTTTTCGCGCGACGGTTTTACCGACGGCTATCTGACCGGCAAGACCGGGGACGCGATGTTCGGCACCAAGACCGACATCCCGCTGCACGAGGTCAAGCCGCTTTACGACCAGGCCGCGCAGCGCTTTGCCGAAGGGCGAGAGGCGCCGCGGGTCCCGGTGACTTGGTCTTTCAAGGCCGATGAAACCGGCTTGCTGCTCAACGTCTGGGACGGGGAGACCGACGGCGTGACCGTTTTGGACACCCAACCGGTCGAAGCGGCACGCAACCGGCCAGCCACCGAAGAAAGCGTGCGCAAATCGCTCGAAAAGACCGGGGGCACCCCGTTTTTTGCAAAGGAGACCCACATCCAGCTGGCGGATGGCCTGATGCTTCCGGCCGCGCGTTTGAACGCACTGCGCCGGGAAGCGCTGGAAAAGCTGCTTCATCAGCGCGGCCAAGCGCCAAAGCGCCGATGGCAGGAACCTATGCCGAGGATGTACCACGAAAAAAAGCCGTTTTCCGGCTTTTTGGCAACGGTCACGACCTGGGAACAGGCGCGTGCTTTGCAGGAAAGCGGACTGGAAACCATCTATGCACCGCTCGAATGTGCGGCGCAGCATCCGGGCTTGCAGCCCATTTTGCCCCGGGTGTTCCGGGATGACGAGCAGGAAAAAATCGAGGAACTGCTGCAAATCTGCCGGGAAAACGGCGCGACACGCGCCTTGGCCGGCAATTTGGGGCACATCCCGTTGCTGCGGCGCATGGGACTGGCCATCGACGGCGACTTTGGGCTCAATGCCTACAACAGTGTAGCCCTGCAAACGCTGGCCGATTTGGGGGTGCAGCGGCAGACACTGTCCTTTGAAGCGCGGCTCGCGCAGCTGCGCGATTTGGATAAGCCGCTGGATACCATGCTGATCGTCTACGGGTACTTGCCACTGATGGTGTTTGAAAACTGCGCCATCCGCCGCAAGACCGGACAATGCAGCTGCAAAAAGGGCATCACGCACCTGACCGACCGGCAGGGCAAGCGCTTCGCGCTGTTACCGGCGTTTGGCTGCCGCAATGAGCTGCTCAACAGTCAGCCGCTTTCGCTGTCGGATAAGACAGGGGAGTACCGTACGGTGGGGGTATCGTACGGGATGCTTCGGTTTACGACCGAAACACCGGCCCGCTGTGCGGCGGTCTATCAGGCGTTTCAGGAAGGTGCGTCCATCACAGCTTCCGAAGGTGTGACGCGCGGACTTTATTACCGTGGGGTAGAATAA
- the mreC gene encoding rod shape-determining protein MreC — MKNLFSFRVVAAFIVIILICLGLMVYSGATGRSNPVSDGIGVVMAPLQKGVTKVANVISQGRAYFEGYDALEEENAELKKKVSELEQKERDADIALEENDRLRSLLGIQERNRSFKLQTAEVIARSPGEWATTISLDKGSNQGIAVNDLVITEEGNMVGYVSNVAPTYCDVTTVIDTNMQAGALVTRTREAAIAEGDYTLMSEGNLRLSYLEPDSDVVIGDTVETSGRGGVFPKGIMIGTIERVVPEDNGISNYAVIKPFVNVEKITNVAIITDFEVNE; from the coding sequence TTGAAAAATTTGTTTTCTTTTCGCGTTGTTGCGGCCTTTATCGTGATCATTTTGATCTGTCTGGGCCTGATGGTCTATTCCGGTGCCACGGGACGCAGCAATCCGGTATCCGATGGCATCGGTGTAGTGATGGCGCCGCTGCAAAAGGGTGTCACCAAAGTGGCCAATGTCATTTCGCAGGGCAGGGCCTATTTTGAAGGGTACGATGCACTGGAAGAGGAAAATGCAGAGCTGAAGAAAAAGGTCAGCGAGCTGGAGCAGAAAGAACGCGATGCAGACATCGCGCTTGAGGAAAATGACCGTCTGCGTTCGCTGCTCGGCATTCAGGAGCGTAACCGCTCTTTCAAGTTGCAGACCGCCGAAGTCATTGCACGCAGCCCGGGCGAGTGGGCTACGACCATTTCTCTGGACAAGGGTTCCAACCAGGGCATTGCTGTAAATGACCTGGTCATCACCGAGGAAGGCAACATGGTCGGGTATGTGTCCAATGTGGCGCCGACGTACTGTGATGTCACGACGGTCATTGACACCAACATGCAGGCGGGTGCTCTGGTCACCCGTACACGCGAAGCGGCCATTGCCGAAGGTGACTATACGCTCATGAGCGAAGGCAATCTGCGGCTGTCCTATTTGGAGCCCGATTCCGATGTGGTCATTGGCGACACCGTAGAGACTTCCGGCCGTGGCGGCGTATTCCCCAAGGGCATCATGATCGGCACCATCGAGCGGGTGGTCCCGGAAGACAACGGTATTTCCAATTATGCGGTCATCAAGCCGTTCGTGAATGTCGAAAAGATCACCAACGTTGCGATCATCACAGACTTTGAGGTGAACGAATAA
- the zapA gene encoding cell division protein ZapA, with protein MPNRISVTIAGQNYTVLAEESEEYTRQVAERADTKIAEAKQVTEASSLNAAVLAALNLADEATKAEREIKRARGEMVERTEQAEAMREEILRLEQENSKLKDELAALRGARKESENA; from the coding sequence ATGCCAAATCGAATTTCGGTCACGATTGCCGGACAAAATTATACGGTTCTGGCGGAAGAAAGTGAAGAATATACGCGCCAAGTCGCCGAGCGGGCGGACACCAAGATCGCGGAGGCCAAACAGGTCACCGAAGCATCTTCGCTGAACGCTGCGGTTTTGGCAGCACTGAATTTAGCCGATGAAGCGACCAAGGCCGAGCGGGAGATCAAACGTGCCCGTGGGGAGATGGTCGAACGCACCGAACAGGCCGAAGCCATGCGGGAGGAGATCCTGCGGCTGGAGCAGGAAAACAGCAAGTTAAAAGACGAGTTGGCCGCTTTGCGCGGCGCGCGGAAGGAGAGCGAAAATGCCTGA
- a CDS encoding DUF4321 domain-containing protein, with protein MKVLILVIGAVLGSLIGRLSKGIRFLDWLSFGDSFGLKAATLDLGLFDITLGFHLEITIAAILGLILAIFCCRKLR; from the coding sequence ATGAAAGTGTTGATTCTGGTCATAGGCGCCGTGCTCGGCAGCCTGATCGGCCGGTTGTCCAAAGGCATCCGCTTTTTGGACTGGCTCAGTTTCGGCGACAGTTTTGGACTCAAAGCGGCGACACTCGACCTCGGATTGTTCGATATTACGTTAGGATTTCATTTAGAAATTACGATTGCAGCCATTTTAGGACTGATTTTGGCAATTTTCTGTTGCCGGAAGCTGCGATAA
- the proB gene encoding glutamate 5-kinase, producing the protein MSQTQEMRRIVVKVGTSSLTYPNGKLNIGCIEKLVRVISDLQNRGYQMVLVSSGAVGVGAAKIGWRERPRDIRMKQAAAAVGQCELMHIYDKMFLEYGVKVAQVLLTRENITDEEQRANIHSTFDILLDTDVVPIVNENDTVATAELEHIETFGDNDTLSAVVARVCGADLLVIFTDIEGLYDSNPRENPDAKLIGRVEKIDSALRAIAGGPGTAGGTGGMATKLTAAELCMDAGISMLITKGDQAEILYDIVDGKPVGTLFKRPRRRKSAE; encoded by the coding sequence ATGTCACAAACTCAAGAGATGCGCCGCATCGTTGTCAAAGTCGGCACATCCAGCCTTACCTACCCCAACGGCAAACTGAACATCGGCTGCATTGAAAAGCTGGTGCGCGTCATTTCCGACCTACAAAACCGCGGGTACCAGATGGTTCTGGTGTCCTCGGGTGCGGTCGGCGTGGGCGCGGCCAAAATCGGCTGGCGCGAGCGACCGCGGGACATCCGCATGAAACAGGCCGCCGCCGCGGTCGGCCAGTGTGAGCTGATGCACATTTACGATAAAATGTTCCTGGAATATGGCGTCAAGGTCGCGCAGGTGCTGCTCACCCGCGAAAACATCACCGACGAAGAGCAGCGCGCCAACATTCATTCGACCTTTGACATCCTGCTCGACACCGACGTGGTGCCCATCGTCAACGAAAACGACACGGTGGCCACGGCCGAGCTTGAGCACATCGAAACCTTCGGCGATAACGATACCCTGTCGGCGGTCGTCGCGCGTGTATGCGGCGCCGATCTGCTGGTCATCTTTACCGACATCGAAGGCCTGTACGACTCCAACCCGCGCGAAAATCCCGACGCCAAGCTGATTGGCCGGGTGGAAAAGATCGACTCTGCCCTGCGCGCCATTGCGGGCGGCCCGGGCACGGCGGGCGGCACCGGCGGTATGGCGACCAAGCTGACCGCGGCCGAACTTTGTATGGATGCCGGCATTTCCATGCTCATCACCAAGGGCGACCAGGCCGAAATCCTCTATGATATTGTCGACGGCAAGCCGGTGGGCACCCTGTTCAAACGCCCACGTCGCCGGAAATCGGCAGAATAA
- a CDS encoding glutamate-5-semialdehyde dehydrogenase → MRDLMTIAEAARTAKYEVARLGTHDKNRGLLAIASALEANTEKILAANVVDIENGRQNGLNEGLIDRLMLSEARIAGIAEGCRQVAALSDPVGEVLWQKTRPNGLKIGLKRVPMGVIGIIYEARPNVTVDAAALCFKAGSACILRGGKEAFHSSMCLTEIMRGALAAEGLPVDAINLVEDTSRDTANQMMRLNGYLDVLIPRGGAGLIQAVVQNATVPVIETGTGNCHVYVDASADLDMAARILQNAKCQRISVCNAAESLLVHKDVAEKFLPMAAQALAPDHVRLHGCPRTQEILGSSVIPATEEDYGREYLAYEISVKVVDSLDEAIAHINTYNTGHSECIVTESYTASQRFLEEVDAAAVYVNASTRFTDGFEFGFGAEIGISTQKLHARGPMGLEALTSQKYIIYGNGQVR, encoded by the coding sequence ATGAGAGATTTAATGACCATTGCCGAGGCGGCCCGCACAGCCAAATATGAGGTTGCACGCCTTGGCACCCACGATAAAAACCGCGGTCTGCTTGCCATTGCTTCGGCTTTGGAGGCAAATACCGAAAAGATTCTGGCCGCCAATGTGGTGGATATTGAAAACGGGCGTCAAAACGGTCTGAACGAAGGCCTGATCGACCGGCTGATGCTCAGCGAAGCCCGCATTGCCGGCATTGCCGAAGGCTGCCGGCAGGTCGCTGCCCTGTCCGACCCGGTGGGCGAAGTGCTCTGGCAGAAGACCCGCCCCAACGGTTTAAAAATTGGCCTGAAGCGTGTGCCCATGGGCGTCATCGGCATTATTTATGAAGCCCGCCCCAATGTTACGGTCGATGCGGCGGCGCTGTGCTTCAAAGCTGGTTCGGCCTGCATCCTGCGCGGCGGCAAGGAAGCCTTCCATTCTTCCATGTGCCTGACCGAGATCATGCGCGGCGCACTGGCCGCCGAAGGTCTGCCGGTCGATGCCATCAATCTGGTCGAGGATACCAGCCGCGACACGGCCAATCAGATGATGCGCCTGAACGGCTATCTGGATGTCCTCATCCCCCGCGGCGGCGCCGGACTCATCCAGGCGGTTGTACAGAACGCGACCGTCCCGGTCATCGAAACCGGCACCGGCAACTGCCACGTGTATGTCGATGCTTCGGCTGACCTGGACATGGCGGCGCGCATTCTGCAAAATGCCAAGTGTCAGCGCATTTCGGTGTGCAATGCCGCCGAAAGCCTGCTGGTACACAAAGATGTCGCCGAAAAATTCCTTCCCATGGCAGCCCAGGCACTGGCGCCCGATCATGTGCGGCTGCACGGCTGTCCGCGCACCCAGGAAATCCTGGGCAGCAGTGTCATCCCGGCGACCGAGGAGGATTATGGCCGCGAATACCTGGCCTATGAGATTTCAGTCAAGGTGGTCGACAGCCTGGACGAGGCCATCGCACACATCAATACCTATAATACCGGTCACTCGGAATGCATCGTCACCGAGAGCTATACGGCATCCCAGCGGTTCCTGGAAGAAGTCGACGCCGCTGCGGTCTATGTCAATGCCTCCACCCGGTTCACCGATGGTTTTGAATTCGGCTTTGGCGCCGAGATCGGCATTTCCACTCAGAAGCTTCACGCCCGCGGCCCCATGGGGCTGGAGGCGTTGACCAGCCAAAAATACATCATTTACGGAAATGGACAGGTGAGATAA